The Mercurialis annua linkage group LG8, ddMerAnnu1.2, whole genome shotgun sequence genome window below encodes:
- the LOC126659548 gene encoding photosystem II repair protein PSB27-H1, chloroplastic, with protein sequence MASPTLITPTSKPAPLSAARSKTFIAAASTSLPQPQPQQQPQPLRRNFLSLASSILIPAWIAPAVPAAFAAEDEEYVKETSEVINKVRNTIKMEKSDPNVASAVAELRETSNYWVAKYRKEKALLGRASFRDMYSALNAVSGHYISFGPTASIPAKRKARILEEMDSAEKALLRGR encoded by the coding sequence ATGGCATCGCCAACACTCATAACCCCTACCTCCAAACCCGCTCCCCTCTCCGCCGCCCGATCCAAGACCTTCATCGCCGCCGCCAGCACCTCTCTACCACAGCCACAACCACAGCAGCAGCCGCAGCCTCTCCGCCGCAACTTTCTGTCGTTGGCCAGTAGTATCCTAATTCCAGCATGGATAGCCCCAGCGGTTCCAGCAGCATTTGCTGCAGAAGATGAGGAGTATGTGAAGGAGACGTCAGAAGTAATAAATAAGGTGCGGAACACGATTAAGATGGAGAAGAGCGATCCGAATGTAGCGAGCGCGGTTGCGGAGCTACGAGAGACTTCGAATTATTGGGTGGCTAAGTATAGAAAAGAGAAAGCTCTGCTGGGGCGAGCTTCGTTTCGCGACATGTATTCCGCGCTCAATGCTGTTTCGGGGCATTATATAAGCTTCGGACCTACTGCTTCCATTCCTGCTAAGAGGAAGGCCAGGATTCTTGAAGAGATGGACAGTGCTGAGAAGGCTTTGTTGAGAGGCAGATAG
- the LOC126661363 gene encoding uncharacterized protein LOC126661363 produces MDFLFRGMNEDPAPSQDDIFRCPFLRNINEPTNFSFSSAMPIPMPVRAGKGPIFEDGPNFDMAFRLFHGHDGVVPLSERTISISQKERCQLSVAEFNPLAARAATISLSSFGPGGPFSFDSFNNKWKNGKDKSKPSKKDSSSKGGQSNHEALGNEWLQSGNCPIAKSYRAVSGVLPLVAKVFQPPPGMKYKCPPAIVAARAAIARTAFAKNLRPQALPTKVLVIGILGMAANVPLGIWREHTEKFSASWFAAVHAAVPFIGMLRKSVLMPKSAMAFTIAASILGQVIGSRAERYRLKAVAAKKTSLKETSVNGSTQFQGVTVKSGHRGNLVDYPVSSLQVAGNSSSADVFC; encoded by the exons ATGGACTTTTTATTCAGAGGCATGAATGAAGATCCCGCACCTTCTCAAGATGACATATTTAGGTGTCCATTTTTGAGAAACATTAATGAGCCcactaatttttcattttcctcAGCTATGCCTATCCCAATGCcg GTTCGTGCTGGAAAAGGGCCAATTTTTGAAGATGGTCCTAATTTTGATATGGCGTTCAGGTTATTCCATGGGCATGATGGAGTAGTCCCACTTTCTGAAAGAACAATCTCAATTTCTCAGAAAGAAAGGTGCCAACTCTCAGTTGCTGAATTCAATCCTTTAGCAGCAAGGGCCGCTACCATTAGTCTTTCATCTTTTGGACCCGGAGGACCCTTCAGCTTTGACTCGTTTAATAACAAGTGGAAGAATGGAAAGGATAAATCTAAACCATCTAAGAAAGACTCATCTTCAAAg GGAGGACAGTCTAATCATGAGGCCCTGGGTAACGAATGGTTGCAAAGCGGAAACTGCCCTATAGCAAAGTCATATCGCGCAGTTAGTGGTGTCCTGCCACTTGTCGCAAAAGTTTTTCAGCCCCCACCAGGTATGAAATATAAGTGCCCACCGGCAATTGTTGCAGCCCGAGCAGCTATAGCACGAACTGCTTTTGCGAAGAATCTTAGGCCTCAAGCTTTACCCACCAAAGTACTTGTAATCGGAATACTGGGTATGGCTGCAAATGTTCCTTTAGGAATATGGAGGGAACATACTGAAAAATTTTCAGCATCTTGGTTTGCAGCTGTCCACGCTGCTGTTCCATTTATCGGTATGTTAAGGAAATCTGTGCTGATGCCCAAGTCAGCCATGGCATTCACCATCGCAGCATCGATACTGGGACAAGTTATTGGGTCTAGAGCAGAGAGATACCGTCTGAAAGCAGTAGCTGCAAAGAAAACCTCGCTCAAGGAAACATCTGTAAATGGTTCAACTCAGTTTCAAGGTGTTACTGTTAAGAGTGGACATCGTGGTAATCTGGTTGACTATCCAGTTTCCTCCCTTCAGGTTGCTGGGAATTCTTCGTCAGCAGATGTATTCTGCTGA
- the LOC126659633 gene encoding uncharacterized protein LOC126659633 — protein sequence MDDAISNTNTNRNTNINKNGNGNGGGNGNGGVTIGGAVETTRSERAVWLMKCPALVSNSLKKHYNPSSSADDNDLPRPVVAKVVLSIDPLNSGDDNSSRQFTMILADNESGNAPKSYSMDMSEDFIPMSVFSESTQGKVSVEGKILHKFDMRPHKENLENYAKMCRERTKKYMTKSRQIQVIDNDNGSHMRPMPLMIASGSNDKKKTPTKPTDVKRTRRDRGDMEAIMFKLFERQSNWTLRQLIQETDQPEQFLKDILKELCVYNNKGTNQGSYELKPEYKRSGEEPGPS from the exons ATGGACGACGCTATTTCCAACACCAACACTAATCGTAACACCAACATCAACAAAAACGGCAACGGCAACGGCGGCGGAAACGGAAATGGCGGTGTTACTATTGGCGGAGCAGTAGAAACAACAAGATCAGAACGAGCAGTGTGGTTAATGAAATGCCCTGCTTTAGTCTCCAATTCTTTAAAGAAACATTATAACCCGTCATCGTCAGCGGATGATAATGATCTTCCTCGTCCCGTTGTGGCTAAAGTGGTTCTCTCCATTGACCCGCTTAACTCGGGCGATGATAACTCGTCTCGTCAG TTCACTATGATATTGGCTGACAATGAATCTGGAAATGCACCCAAGTCTTACTCTATGGATATGTCTGAAGACTTCATCCCAATGTCTGTGTTTTCTGAGTCAACTCAAG GAAAGGTTTCAGTAGAGGGAAAAATACTTCATAAGTTTGACATGAGGCCCCATAAGGAAAACCTTGAGAATTATGCAAAAATGTGCCGTGAAAGAACAAAGAAGTACATGACTAAGAGTAGACAAATACAG GTCATCGACAATGACAATGGTAGTCATATGAGGCCCATGCCATTGATGATTGCTTCTGGATCCAAT GATAAGAAGAAGACGCCAACCAAGCCTACAGATGTGAAAAGAACAAGAAGGGACCGTGGTGATATGGAAGCAATAATGTTTAAGCTCTTTGAAAGGCAATCAAATTGGACTCTGAGACAACTGATCCAAGAGACGGACCAACCTGAA CAATTTTTGAAAGATATCCTTAAAGAACTTTGTGTCTACAACAACAAGGGAACTAATCAAGGATCTTATGAGCTGAAGCCAGAATACAAGAGGTCAGGCGAGGAACCGGGTCCTAGTTAA